A window from Neodiprion fabricii isolate iyNeoFabr1 chromosome 2, iyNeoFabr1.1, whole genome shotgun sequence encodes these proteins:
- the LOC124175179 gene encoding zinc finger protein 729-like isoform X2, translating to MENYEDEDDVHFCIKCHATINGLENYVQHRRAGCCRLPVKQGGVQGTTSTSKTVSYPEIPNADAFFNSLELRSSAKKPQRRISRTRLNAGKKNEGHAEARIKKPRRSQTESEEVNSKALVPGKLNILPVDAELDNPTDHLSIPSLVGFPDIVTSSTGKSVATTSSSKNCTTAGSMMKITVLNYGDKQEIPQETSFETFMADDSVAKSGTSKQREVWLGDTVLVDMGTGAETKDTAHSSLSQYEVYDYVDEVDSEDECSPDEDVVEEESCSETDDADDPEYPPQGHTGGKWRPGLPAVAQMETELAEEEVELDPEDDNPEQPPPSYTGGKWEPTSQQEIAHGQAGDDGIKDEKEPGNQPPPDHTRGKWVPGARSDRNSGFYCSPCARTLASKVVYERHLLSELHAKRSITELDGELRLPAGVESAPVKGTRSMRGRRVVASWKVQDNEENSASDIQKQSRNRKREVIWCEMCKTWVQRPQMGKHLLSHYHCRISGVVPRSPRARTFLLDNMANIVRQSPFQCAGCRFYCNTEETFLRHWRSKYHTDAHREISSSFRCTACDVWCEDNDEMEVHVMSLSHRQVVSMMDGSVPVVITRQRRLPCDTCGQHFRYNLQLKQHVAETGHAAETATDEYQTRLRCQQCNQIFRSQIALQRHQLSNHVFKSSVKIEPYFCSLCALTFSSTDEAIRHRKSSRHKDRVEAKKYAQTGVQRKKNCLHCDASLPSIAKLKEHLLSTHIELCPRCPRCGMSFPTPQGLALHSRQRKCKFGSAQASGNDKRERSSSRSAGNDEKVVENAGSAENCQSANTAGNVEKVVPEAAGTEYSQNVKETKVLEEATNAKDWRCGKCGYTTKSAAEYIYHESLHVEKKTGLETADMVQETHQCTICPKSFKKKNNLIAHLRCHTGEKRFLCPSCNQPFVTRAKLNQHRAANCSPCSESQINDGERQRNYVCTVCQSAFHTRHVLQRHMLRHTGKKILCGLPGCPTALRTPRELKIHRERIHDILELDGPYQCPECSFRTISPTRLRRHQNYHERRRPIEDEQDGAAGRKVLDKNFYHCAYTGCEFKTKLKSHLHRHLRLHTGSKPYRCAHCPYASNNFENLRKHVLSTRIHPGKSIYECTHCDTFRTNFSRELRAHLLQKHNDNFPTPELAASHVASMYNPESGSPEIQPQE from the exons ATGGAGAACtacgaggacgaggatgacgTGCACTTTTGCATCAAGTGTCACGCGACTATCAACGGACTGGAGAACTACGTTCAGCACCGTCGAGCCGGGTGCTGTCGCCTTCCGGTGAAACAAGGTGGCGTCCAAGGGACGACGAGTACTTCGAAGACCGTTTCATACCCGGAGATCCCAAATGCCGACGCGTTTTTCAATTCGCTTGAGCTCCGGAGCAGCGCGAAGAAGCCCCAAAGACGTATTTCTAGGACGAGGCTTAACGCTGGCAAGAAGAACGAAGGCCACGCTGAGGCGAGGATAAAGAAACCTCGTAGGTCTCAGACGGAGTCCGAAGAAGTGAATTCGAAAGCTCTCGTCCCCGGAAAGCTGAACATCCTCCCCGTCGACGCAGAGCTCGACAACCCCACCGACCATCTGAGCATACCCTCGCTAGTCGGCTTCCCCGACATCGTGACGTCGTCTACAGGAAAATCTGTTGCGACAACCTCGTCGAGCAAGAACTGCACGACAGCAGGATCGATGATGAAGATCACGGTTCTTAATTACGGCGACAAGCAGGAGATTCCGCAAGAAACTTCGTTCGAAACCTTCATGGCTGACGACTCCGTCGCTAAGTCCGGTACATCTAAGCAGCGCGAAGTTTGGCTCGGAGACACTGTCCTCGTCGATATGGGAACTGGTGCTGAAACCAAGGACACAGCGCACTCTTCTCTCTCCCAGTACGAGGTGTACGACTACGTAGACGAGGTTGATTCCGAAGACGAGTGCTCCCCGGACGAAGACGTGGTCGAGGAGGAATCGTGCTCCGAAACCGACGACGCTGACGACCCGGAGTATCCACCGCAAGGCCACACTGGAGGGAAGTGGCGACCCGGACTTCCGGCCGTTGCTCAGATGGAAACCGAGCTCGCGGAGGAAGAAGTCGAACTTGATCCGGAAGACGACAATCCGGAACAACCACCGCCATCTTACACTGGTGGAAAATGGGAGCCAACAAGCCAGCAGGAAATTGCTCATGGACAG GCGGGCGATGACGGGATCAAGGATGAGAAGGAGCCTGGAAACCAACCCCCGCCAGACCATACCAGAGGAAAATGGGTTCCTGGTGCCCGGAGTGACCGGAACAGCGGCTTCTATTGCAGTCCCTGTGCTCGAACCCTCGCCTCCAAAGTAGTCTACGAACGGCACCTGCTCTCTGAGCTTCATGCGAAACGCAGTATCACTGAACTCGATGGGGAACTTCGTCTTCCCGCGGGAGTCGAATCCGCTCCTGTGAAGGGGACTCGTTCAATGCGGGGAAGGCGGGTGGTAGCCAGCTGG AAGGTGCAGGATAACGAGGAGAATAGCGCATCGGACATCCAGAAACAGTCGAGGAACAGAAAACGAGAGGTCATATGGTGCGAAATGTGCAAAACTTGGGTTCAGCGGCCTCAGATGGGAAAGCATCTTCTCTCTCATTACCACTGCCGTATCTCCGGAGTTGTTCCTCGCAGTCCCAGAGCGCGCACCTTTCTTCTAGACAACATGGCCAATATTGTACGTCAGTCCCCGTTCCAGTGTGCCGGATGCCGCTTCTATTGCAACACTGAAGAAACTTTCCTACGTCACTGGCGCTCTAAATATCACACTGATGCACATCGAGAG ATATCGAGTAGCTTCAGGTGCACAGcgtgcgatgtttggtgtGAAGATAACGATGAGATGGAGGTGCACGTGATGAGTTTGAGTCACCGACAAGTCGTTTCAATGATGGACGGTTCAGTGCCAGTAGTGATAACGCGACAGCGTCGTTTGCCGTGTGACACATGTGGCCAGCACTTTAGATACAACCTACAGCTAAAGCAGCATGTAGCGGAGACGGGGCACGCGGCGGAAACCGCAACGGATGAATACCAAACGCGACTTCGATGTCAGCAGTGCAACCAGATCTTCCGCTCGCAAATAGCTCTGCAGCGACACCAACTGTCCAATCATGTGTTTAAATCCTCGGTCAAAATCGAACCGTACTTCTGCTCGTTGTGCGCCTTGACGTTCTCATCCACCGATGAAGCCATTCGACACCGCAAATCTTCCCGCCACAAAGACCGCGTCGAGGCTAAGAAGTACGCACAGACGGGTGTTCAGCGAAAAAAGAACTGTCTGCACTGCGACGCCTCTCTACCCAGCATCGCCAAACTCAAAGAACACCTTCTATCCACACACATCGAGCTGTGTCCAAG GTGTCCCAGGTGTGGAATGTCCTTCCCAACGCCCCAAGGTCTTGCGCTGCACTCTCGTCAGCGAAAGTGTAAGTTCGGGTCGGCCCAAGCGTCGGGAAATGACAAGAGAGAGAGGAGCAGTTCCAGGAGTGCAGGGAATGACGAGAAAGTGGTTGAAAACGCTGGTAGTGCCGAGAACTGTCAGAGTGCTAACACAGCCGGGAATGTCGAAAAGGTGGTTCCAGAAGCTGCCGGTACCGAGTACTCCCAGAATGTCAAGGAAACTAAGGTGCTTGAAGAAGCTACCAATGCCAAAGACTGGCGGTGCGGCAAGTGCGGCTACACGACAAAATCTGCGGCTGAGTACATTTACCACGAATCTCTGCACGTCGAGAAAAAGACCGGTCTCGAGACCGCTGATATGGTCCAGGAGACGCATCAATGCACCATCTGCCCGAAGTCCttcaagaagaaaaacaacctCATCGCACACCTTCGCTGCCATACCGGTGAGAAACGTTTCTTGTGCCCTAGCTGCAACCAGCCCTTCGTGACTCGCGCCAAACTCAACCAACATCGTGCCGCCAACTGTTCACCCTGCTCCGAGTCTCAGATAAACGATGGCGAACGACAGAGGAACTACGTTTGCACCGTATGCCAGAGCGCCTTCCATACTCG ACACGTACTGCAGCGGCACATGCTTCGTCATACCGGCAAGAAGATTCTCTGCGGGCTTCCCGGGTGTCCCACCGCCCTCAGGACCCCGAGGGAGCTGAAGATTCATCGCGAACGCATTCACGACATCTTGGAGCTCGATGGTCCGTATCAGTGCCCCGAGTGCTCGTTCAGAACTATATCGCCGACGCGGCTACGCAG ACACCAAAACTATCACGAACGTCGAAGACCCATCGAAGACGAGCAGGACGGCGCTGCTGGGAGAAAAgttttggataaaaatttttaccactgTGCTTATACCGGCTGCGAATTCAAGACCAAATTAAAATCCCACCTGCATCGACATCTCCGACTTCACACCGGCTCCAAGCCGTACAGATGCGCCCATTGCCCCTACGCCAGCAACAACTTC GAGAACCTCAGGAAGCACGTGCTCTCGACGAGGATTCACCCCGGGAAGTCGATATACGAATGCACGCACTGCGACACCTTCAGGACGAACTTTTCGAGGGAACTGCGAGCCCATCTTCTTCAAAAACACAACGACAATTTCCCGACACCGGAACTCGCTGCTAGCCACGTCGCCTCGATGTACAATCCCGAATCGGGTTCTCCCGAAATCCAACCTCAGGAGTAA
- the LOC124175179 gene encoding zinc finger protein 729-like isoform X1, protein MENYEDEDDVHFCIKCHATINGLENYVQHRRAGCCRLPVKQGGVQGTTSTSKTVSYPEIPNADAFFNSLELRSSAKKPQRRISRTRLNAGKKNEGHAEARIKKPRRSQTESEEVNSKALVPGKLNILPVDAELDNPTDHLSIPSLVGFPDIVTSSTGKSVATTSSSKNCTTAGSMMKITVLNYGDKQEIPQETSFETFMADDSVAKSGTSKQREVWLGDTVLVDMGTGAETKDTAHSSLSQYEVYDYVDEVDSEDECSPDEDVVEEESCSETDDADDPEYPPQGHTGGKWRPGLPAVAQMETELAEEEVELDPEDDNPEQPPPSYTGGKWEPTSQQEIAHGQKAGDDGIKDEKEPGNQPPPDHTRGKWVPGARSDRNSGFYCSPCARTLASKVVYERHLLSELHAKRSITELDGELRLPAGVESAPVKGTRSMRGRRVVASWKVQDNEENSASDIQKQSRNRKREVIWCEMCKTWVQRPQMGKHLLSHYHCRISGVVPRSPRARTFLLDNMANIVRQSPFQCAGCRFYCNTEETFLRHWRSKYHTDAHREISSSFRCTACDVWCEDNDEMEVHVMSLSHRQVVSMMDGSVPVVITRQRRLPCDTCGQHFRYNLQLKQHVAETGHAAETATDEYQTRLRCQQCNQIFRSQIALQRHQLSNHVFKSSVKIEPYFCSLCALTFSSTDEAIRHRKSSRHKDRVEAKKYAQTGVQRKKNCLHCDASLPSIAKLKEHLLSTHIELCPRCPRCGMSFPTPQGLALHSRQRKCKFGSAQASGNDKRERSSSRSAGNDEKVVENAGSAENCQSANTAGNVEKVVPEAAGTEYSQNVKETKVLEEATNAKDWRCGKCGYTTKSAAEYIYHESLHVEKKTGLETADMVQETHQCTICPKSFKKKNNLIAHLRCHTGEKRFLCPSCNQPFVTRAKLNQHRAANCSPCSESQINDGERQRNYVCTVCQSAFHTRHVLQRHMLRHTGKKILCGLPGCPTALRTPRELKIHRERIHDILELDGPYQCPECSFRTISPTRLRRHQNYHERRRPIEDEQDGAAGRKVLDKNFYHCAYTGCEFKTKLKSHLHRHLRLHTGSKPYRCAHCPYASNNFENLRKHVLSTRIHPGKSIYECTHCDTFRTNFSRELRAHLLQKHNDNFPTPELAASHVASMYNPESGSPEIQPQE, encoded by the exons ATGGAGAACtacgaggacgaggatgacgTGCACTTTTGCATCAAGTGTCACGCGACTATCAACGGACTGGAGAACTACGTTCAGCACCGTCGAGCCGGGTGCTGTCGCCTTCCGGTGAAACAAGGTGGCGTCCAAGGGACGACGAGTACTTCGAAGACCGTTTCATACCCGGAGATCCCAAATGCCGACGCGTTTTTCAATTCGCTTGAGCTCCGGAGCAGCGCGAAGAAGCCCCAAAGACGTATTTCTAGGACGAGGCTTAACGCTGGCAAGAAGAACGAAGGCCACGCTGAGGCGAGGATAAAGAAACCTCGTAGGTCTCAGACGGAGTCCGAAGAAGTGAATTCGAAAGCTCTCGTCCCCGGAAAGCTGAACATCCTCCCCGTCGACGCAGAGCTCGACAACCCCACCGACCATCTGAGCATACCCTCGCTAGTCGGCTTCCCCGACATCGTGACGTCGTCTACAGGAAAATCTGTTGCGACAACCTCGTCGAGCAAGAACTGCACGACAGCAGGATCGATGATGAAGATCACGGTTCTTAATTACGGCGACAAGCAGGAGATTCCGCAAGAAACTTCGTTCGAAACCTTCATGGCTGACGACTCCGTCGCTAAGTCCGGTACATCTAAGCAGCGCGAAGTTTGGCTCGGAGACACTGTCCTCGTCGATATGGGAACTGGTGCTGAAACCAAGGACACAGCGCACTCTTCTCTCTCCCAGTACGAGGTGTACGACTACGTAGACGAGGTTGATTCCGAAGACGAGTGCTCCCCGGACGAAGACGTGGTCGAGGAGGAATCGTGCTCCGAAACCGACGACGCTGACGACCCGGAGTATCCACCGCAAGGCCACACTGGAGGGAAGTGGCGACCCGGACTTCCGGCCGTTGCTCAGATGGAAACCGAGCTCGCGGAGGAAGAAGTCGAACTTGATCCGGAAGACGACAATCCGGAACAACCACCGCCATCTTACACTGGTGGAAAATGGGAGCCAACAAGCCAGCAGGAAATTGCTCATGGACAG AAGGCGGGCGATGACGGGATCAAGGATGAGAAGGAGCCTGGAAACCAACCCCCGCCAGACCATACCAGAGGAAAATGGGTTCCTGGTGCCCGGAGTGACCGGAACAGCGGCTTCTATTGCAGTCCCTGTGCTCGAACCCTCGCCTCCAAAGTAGTCTACGAACGGCACCTGCTCTCTGAGCTTCATGCGAAACGCAGTATCACTGAACTCGATGGGGAACTTCGTCTTCCCGCGGGAGTCGAATCCGCTCCTGTGAAGGGGACTCGTTCAATGCGGGGAAGGCGGGTGGTAGCCAGCTGG AAGGTGCAGGATAACGAGGAGAATAGCGCATCGGACATCCAGAAACAGTCGAGGAACAGAAAACGAGAGGTCATATGGTGCGAAATGTGCAAAACTTGGGTTCAGCGGCCTCAGATGGGAAAGCATCTTCTCTCTCATTACCACTGCCGTATCTCCGGAGTTGTTCCTCGCAGTCCCAGAGCGCGCACCTTTCTTCTAGACAACATGGCCAATATTGTACGTCAGTCCCCGTTCCAGTGTGCCGGATGCCGCTTCTATTGCAACACTGAAGAAACTTTCCTACGTCACTGGCGCTCTAAATATCACACTGATGCACATCGAGAG ATATCGAGTAGCTTCAGGTGCACAGcgtgcgatgtttggtgtGAAGATAACGATGAGATGGAGGTGCACGTGATGAGTTTGAGTCACCGACAAGTCGTTTCAATGATGGACGGTTCAGTGCCAGTAGTGATAACGCGACAGCGTCGTTTGCCGTGTGACACATGTGGCCAGCACTTTAGATACAACCTACAGCTAAAGCAGCATGTAGCGGAGACGGGGCACGCGGCGGAAACCGCAACGGATGAATACCAAACGCGACTTCGATGTCAGCAGTGCAACCAGATCTTCCGCTCGCAAATAGCTCTGCAGCGACACCAACTGTCCAATCATGTGTTTAAATCCTCGGTCAAAATCGAACCGTACTTCTGCTCGTTGTGCGCCTTGACGTTCTCATCCACCGATGAAGCCATTCGACACCGCAAATCTTCCCGCCACAAAGACCGCGTCGAGGCTAAGAAGTACGCACAGACGGGTGTTCAGCGAAAAAAGAACTGTCTGCACTGCGACGCCTCTCTACCCAGCATCGCCAAACTCAAAGAACACCTTCTATCCACACACATCGAGCTGTGTCCAAG GTGTCCCAGGTGTGGAATGTCCTTCCCAACGCCCCAAGGTCTTGCGCTGCACTCTCGTCAGCGAAAGTGTAAGTTCGGGTCGGCCCAAGCGTCGGGAAATGACAAGAGAGAGAGGAGCAGTTCCAGGAGTGCAGGGAATGACGAGAAAGTGGTTGAAAACGCTGGTAGTGCCGAGAACTGTCAGAGTGCTAACACAGCCGGGAATGTCGAAAAGGTGGTTCCAGAAGCTGCCGGTACCGAGTACTCCCAGAATGTCAAGGAAACTAAGGTGCTTGAAGAAGCTACCAATGCCAAAGACTGGCGGTGCGGCAAGTGCGGCTACACGACAAAATCTGCGGCTGAGTACATTTACCACGAATCTCTGCACGTCGAGAAAAAGACCGGTCTCGAGACCGCTGATATGGTCCAGGAGACGCATCAATGCACCATCTGCCCGAAGTCCttcaagaagaaaaacaacctCATCGCACACCTTCGCTGCCATACCGGTGAGAAACGTTTCTTGTGCCCTAGCTGCAACCAGCCCTTCGTGACTCGCGCCAAACTCAACCAACATCGTGCCGCCAACTGTTCACCCTGCTCCGAGTCTCAGATAAACGATGGCGAACGACAGAGGAACTACGTTTGCACCGTATGCCAGAGCGCCTTCCATACTCG ACACGTACTGCAGCGGCACATGCTTCGTCATACCGGCAAGAAGATTCTCTGCGGGCTTCCCGGGTGTCCCACCGCCCTCAGGACCCCGAGGGAGCTGAAGATTCATCGCGAACGCATTCACGACATCTTGGAGCTCGATGGTCCGTATCAGTGCCCCGAGTGCTCGTTCAGAACTATATCGCCGACGCGGCTACGCAG ACACCAAAACTATCACGAACGTCGAAGACCCATCGAAGACGAGCAGGACGGCGCTGCTGGGAGAAAAgttttggataaaaatttttaccactgTGCTTATACCGGCTGCGAATTCAAGACCAAATTAAAATCCCACCTGCATCGACATCTCCGACTTCACACCGGCTCCAAGCCGTACAGATGCGCCCATTGCCCCTACGCCAGCAACAACTTC GAGAACCTCAGGAAGCACGTGCTCTCGACGAGGATTCACCCCGGGAAGTCGATATACGAATGCACGCACTGCGACACCTTCAGGACGAACTTTTCGAGGGAACTGCGAGCCCATCTTCTTCAAAAACACAACGACAATTTCCCGACACCGGAACTCGCTGCTAGCCACGTCGCCTCGATGTACAATCCCGAATCGGGTTCTCCCGAAATCCAACCTCAGGAGTAA